One Streptococcus sp. VT 162 genomic window, GCCGCTAAAAAGAAGTACAAGTCCTGAAGGGATTATTTGCTGCGAAGCGACCTAGACGTTTTTAAATAGAGTAGAAATATCTTAATATTTTCGTACCATTTCTTCAAACCGAGAGTCTTCCGTATTCTCTTTATCTTTATCTTTTTCACTATTTTCTATCACTTTTTCTACAAATCGTTGACTTGGCATAGCGAGCATAACAAGCAGTGTTACTGCACCTAAAGGAACAAATACAATAAAGATATAGGCCCAATGGATACCTACATCTCGTAAGCGACGTACTATCAGTGCTAGTAGAGGAACAAACTCTACTATAAACAAAATAATACACATACTGAAGACCGCAATATTCCTGATGGCTTTATCAGATTCTACTCCAGTAAAAAGTGAGTAGTAGGCGGGCAAGAAAATCACCATATTTAGTAGCCAAACCCACCAAAATTCTGGACGTGTGGAACGACCAGAAAAATTTGCATAGCCTTTGAAAAAACTCCTAATAGCACTCAGCATACAAAAAATCTCCTTTTGATTTTAATACTTATTTCGCAAAGTTATGTTACCAGCTTAAAAAAGAGGTAGTTTTTAGATTGTCTGAAATCACTCTCCTGATAGATCACATAACATCGTCCCTTGAATAGTTGCGCTTATTAAACCTTTGAAAGATCCGATGTTCTCTACTCTCTATTTATAAAAACCAGCTTTCTGATTCTCTCAGAAAACTGGCGATAGTTGTTTCATTATGAAGGTAGTTGGACACTCTTACTCAGCATGAGTTGTCTCATTCGCAAAGGAAATAATCGCTTCTTTGAGCTCATCTCCGCTGAGTGAACGGAACTCTTCAATCTTTTGATCGATGGCTTCTAGCGGCATGACATTTACCTTACCAACGAAAATCTTGTCCATGACTTGGTTATCAACCAATTCGGTCGAAACCAAGAGTTCTTCATAGAGTTTTTCCCCTGGGCGGATACCGACCTCAACGATTGGAATTTCACTTTCTGTGTGCCCGCTTAGAAGGACCATTTTCTTAGCCAAGTCATAGATCTTAACTGGTTTACCCATATCGAGGATAAAGACTTCTCCGTCCTTGGCATAAGCCCCAGCATGGATTACTAGACGGCTAGCCTCTGGAATGGTCATAAAGTAACGTGTCATTCGGAAGTCTGTTACTGTTACAGGACCGCCTTCAGCAATCTGACGTTCAAAGACAGGAATCACGCTACCACGACTACCCAGAACATTTCCAAAACGGACTGCACAGTAGGTTGATTTGCTACGTTGGTTAAAACCAGTGACAATCAATTCTGCCACGCGCTTAGTGGCACCCATAACATTGGGTGGATTGACCGCCTTGTCAGTCGAAATCATGACCATCTTAGGCACTTTGGCCTCATCAACAGCCTTAGCAACATTGTAAGTCCCGAGGATATTGTTCTTGAAGGCTTCTTTTGGATTGCGCTCCATCATTGGAACGTGTTTGTGGGCTGCAGCATGGTAAACGATAGCTGGTTTGTACTGCTCAAACACCTGCAAGAGACGGTCATAGTCCTGAATATCTGCAATAACAGGAACATAATCAATCCCTTGGAACGTACGGATCAATTCATGATAAACGAGATAGATTGAGTTTTCACCATGTCCAAGCAAGACAATACGCTCGGGATTGAAGCGACTAACCTGGCGACAAATCTCCGAACCAATCGAACCACCAGCTCCTGTCACCAAGATGGTCTTGCCTGTAATCTCCGTACCTAGACGCGATTCGTCAAGACGAATCTCCTGACGGCCCAAAAGGTCTGTGATATCAATTTTCTGGAAACCACTACCTGGTTGATGGAGCCCTTGAACGACTGTCTCAACCTTAGGCATCTTGTAACATTTGACGCCTAGCTTATTACACATCTGTAAGATGCGTTCGTACTCTGATGGGTCAAGCGAAGGGATGGCTACGATGACACGCTCGATCTGGTGGCGTTTAGCTAATTCAGGTAGATTATCATAAGAGCCCAATACTGGGATTCCACCTAGTTTTTGTCCCTTTTTCTTTTCATCATTATCCAATATCCCCACTAGCTCAAGGTCGCTAGTTGGGTGTTGGTAGCTGTTCATAAAGAGGGCACCACCATCACCAGCACCAATCAAGAAGGTCCGACGGTGTTCTCCATCTCCACTACCTTTTTTACGTTTAGAATAAATCAACTGCCAAGTGATACGAGGAAGCAAGATGAGGAAGGTACTCAACAAAATGAAGAGTACGATGAAACGGATAGAAAACAATGGAAGGAAGGCATAGCAGATTCCATAAGAAAGAACACTGCTGAGCATCACTCCGAAAAAGATTTTCATGAAATCCGTAATCTTGCTATAACGACTGATACTAGCATTTAGCCCCCAAAATGCAATCATGATTTGATAAAGGAGGAAGGCTAAAAGAGTGTAGATTACATAATCTACAGGCGCAGGATTTATAAGGCCATAAAACAAGATATAAGATACGATGATGGAAACCACCATGCTTAGAATATCGAATATCCCCCAAAATACTTGTTTTTGCTGTTTATTTAAAATTTCAACCAGATCAATCACATAATCTGTTAGTTTTTTATTCATAGGAATTTACTCCCCCTTAAAAGAGTCAGATGATACTGTTGTTATGATAACCTGAATCATTCAGTCTATCGGGGCTTACTTTCTCTTTCTTAAAAGTTTGACGAAGATAAACTGACGTACAAAGCCTGGACAAAGTGCAACAATTGCCTGAATGGCTACACTTTTAGCATAATCCATGTAAGAAATTTGCCCTCGCTCAAGCATCCGTTGGCGAGCTTGACGATAGAGTTTAAGGTAACGCAAGCCACCTCGACGCTCAAACATCCCTGCACCGACACGAACCTTACACAAGATTTGATCCAGGTTCCCTGTCTTGGCACCTGCCGCAATCATATTGAGCCAAAGGAGGTCATCCTCCATGTAAAGGCCATCTTCGTAGTTACCCGCCTTGAGGACCATGTCCTTTTTGAACATGACTGTCATATGGTTAAAGGCGCTTCTCATTCTCTGATAAGCCACAATGTCTGCGTGCTGAGTTGGAACACGACGATAAGACACAATCTCATCTGGATTGTCAATGAACTCTGCGATATGCCCACCTAAGAGATCCAGATTTTCCTGTTCCATTAGTTGGACTTGCTTTTCAAAGCGGTCAGATACCGCTATATCATCTGTATCCATACGAGCAATGATATCGTACTGACACTGTAAAACACCGTATCGAAGAGCCAAACCTAAACCTTGATTTTCTTCTAAGGGGCAACGCTTAACTGGAATTTCTGACTGAGCTTCCACTTCATCTAGCACCTGATAGAGTTCTGGTGTGAGAGGCCCATCCTCTACGAGAACAAGCTCACTCGGCTTTAAGGTCTGGTTTTGAACACTTTTGATGGCATCTCTCAAAAATGTCGGATTTTCCTTCACATAGACCGACATCAAGACGCTAATTTTTTGCTTTTCAGACACAGTTTTTCTCCAATATATAGATTTCCTTCCACTATTTTATCACAAAATTTCCTAGTTTCCTATTTTTATATCAAATCAAGGAAAATTCTAGTAAAGAAATCTGTCTCTTTTCACTTTATTTTCACTTCCATTGATTGAACTGTCTTGGCTGTCATTACTTGACATTATAAGGAAAAAACCTTAAAATAAGCTGTTATTAAAATCATCTTATCGAGGTTTTTATGAAAAAACAATCGCTCTTTTTTGTTCTAGGAATTGTCTTAATCGGGACCGTTTTACGCTCTCCCTTTACTGCTCTTCCAACTATTTTAGGAGACATTGCTCAGGGGCTAGGAGTCGAGGTCAGTTCTCTTGGGATTTTAACCAGTCTCCCTCTCTTGATGTTCGCTCTTTTCTCTGCTTTTGCAAGCCGCTTGGCACAAAAAATCGGATTGGAACATCTCTTTACTTACTGTCTCCTCCTCTTAACTGTTGGCTCTGTCGTTCGTATCTTTAATCTTCCCCTTCTCTATCTAGGAACTCTGATCATCGGAGCAAGCATTGCGATCTTCAATGTACTCCTCCCAAGTATGATCCAGGCAAATCAGCCTCAAAAGATTAGCTTCCTAACGACACTCTATGTCACTTCTATGGGGATTTCCACAGCTATTGCTTCTTATCTTTCGGTCCCTATCACCCAAGCTAGTTCTTGGAAGGGCCTCATCCTCGTTCTAAGCTTTCTCTGCTTGATCACTCTGCTAGTCTGGTTGCCAAATCATCGCCACAACCACCACCTAGAAAGCCAAAAAGAAAAGCAAGTCAAAGAGAATATTCTAAAAAGTAAAGATGTCTGGGCTATCATTATCTTTGGGGGGCTTCAGTCCTTGTTCTTTTATACAAGTATGACTTGGTTGCCAACTATGGCTGTTAGTGCTGGTATTTCTAATAGCGATGCGGCTCTCCTCGCTTCTATTTTCTCACTGATCAGCATTCCTTTTTCAATGACTGTTCCAAGTCTGACCACTCGTCTGTCAGATGGTCATCGTCGAATCATGCTGGCAACTATCTCTATCGCTGGTATGATGGGAATTGCCATGCTCTTGTATCCAGCCAATAATTTCCTCTACTGGTTAGTCGTCCATCTCTTGATTGGAACGGCCTGCAGTGCCCTCTTCCCCTACCTCATGGTT contains:
- a CDS encoding amylovoran biosynthesis protein AmsE — encoded protein: MSEKQKISVLMSVYVKENPTFLRDAIKSVQNQTLKPSELVLVEDGPLTPELYQVLDEVEAQSEIPVKRCPLEENQGLGLALRYGVLQCQYDIIARMDTDDIAVSDRFEKQVQLMEQENLDLLGGHIAEFIDNPDEIVSYRRVPTQHADIVAYQRMRSAFNHMTVMFKKDMVLKAGNYEDGLYMEDDLLWLNMIAAGAKTGNLDQILCKVRVGAGMFERRGGLRYLKLYRQARQRMLERGQISYMDYAKSVAIQAIVALCPGFVRQFIFVKLLRKRK
- a CDS encoding MFS transporter, which produces MKKQSLFFVLGIVLIGTVLRSPFTALPTILGDIAQGLGVEVSSLGILTSLPLLMFALFSAFASRLAQKIGLEHLFTYCLLLLTVGSVVRIFNLPLLYLGTLIIGASIAIFNVLLPSMIQANQPQKISFLTTLYVTSMGISTAIASYLSVPITQASSWKGLILVLSFLCLITLLVWLPNHRHNHHLESQKEKQVKENILKSKDVWAIIIFGGLQSLFFYTSMTWLPTMAVSAGISNSDAALLASIFSLISIPFSMTVPSLTTRLSDGHRRIMLATISIAGMMGIAMLLYPANNFLYWLVVHLLIGTACSALFPYLMVCFSLKTSSPENTAQLSGLAQTGGYILAAFGPTLFGYSFELFQSWIPAVLALLVIDIIMTVSLFMVDRADKIL
- a CDS encoding short-chain dehydrogenase, translating into MNKKLTDYVIDLVEILNKQQKQVFWGIFDILSMVVSIIVSYILFYGLINPAPVDYVIYTLLAFLLYQIMIAFWGLNASISRYSKITDFMKIFFGVMLSSVLSYGICYAFLPLFSIRFIVLFILLSTFLILLPRITWQLIYSKRKKGSGDGEHRRTFLIGAGDGGALFMNSYQHPTSDLELVGILDNDEKKKGQKLGGIPVLGSYDNLPELAKRHQIERVIVAIPSLDPSEYERILQMCNKLGVKCYKMPKVETVVQGLHQPGSGFQKIDITDLLGRQEIRLDESRLGTEITGKTILVTGAGGSIGSEICRQVSRFNPERIVLLGHGENSIYLVYHELIRTFQGIDYVPVIADIQDYDRLLQVFEQYKPAIVYHAAAHKHVPMMERNPKEAFKNNILGTYNVAKAVDEAKVPKMVMISTDKAVNPPNVMGATKRVAELIVTGFNQRSKSTYCAVRFGNVLGSRGSVIPVFERQIAEGGPVTVTDFRMTRYFMTIPEASRLVIHAGAYAKDGEVFILDMGKPVKIYDLAKKMVLLSGHTESEIPIVEVGIRPGEKLYEELLVSTELVDNQVMDKIFVGKVNVMPLEAIDQKIEEFRSLSGDELKEAIISFANETTHAE
- a CDS encoding membrane protein — protein: MLSAIRSFFKGYANFSGRSTRPEFWWVWLLNMVIFLPAYYSLFTGVESDKAIRNIAVFSMCIILFIVEFVPLLALIVRRLRDVGIHWAYIFIVFVPLGAVTLLVMLAMPSQRFVEKVIENSEKDKDKENTEDSRFEEMVRKY